The Erinaceus europaeus chromosome 4, mEriEur2.1, whole genome shotgun sequence genomic sequence tttttcccttaaaagtggggaccagggagttgaacccaggACTCTGCACACTGGAATGTGCGTGTTTAATAAGgcgtgccactgcttggccccatgcTTGTAGTTTCTAAGCATCATTTTCCTCattttcaaaaagagagagaaaaatcacagtGAATTCCCAGGGTTTGTTTCCACTGTAgctcagtacttttttttttttgcctccagggttattgctggtgctcagtgcctgcactacaaatccactgctcctggaggccattttttccccatttttgttgcccttgttgttattgctatcattgttgttggacatgacagagagaaatggagagagatggggaagacagagaaggagagagaaagacagacatctacagacctacttcaccgcttgtgaagccaatcccctacaggtggggagccgcgggctcgaaccgggatgcttacaacGGTCTCTGCGATTTGCAccctatgtgcttaacccgctgcgctaccgctcgacccccacTCAGCACTCTTATAATGGCAAAAGATACTTAATCCTGGCAGGgatatgggggttgggtggggggatgAATAAACAAGCCAGCCACTTACCTGCAAGAAGTCAGTCATGCCCTGGAGAAATGCAGGGACACCAGGCATAGCAACAGTGATGGTGGGAGAAGCCATGCCAGGCCCTCCGGTCCCTGGTCCTGCAGGCCCAAGCAGGTTCCCTAGGAGCTGAGAGAACTGAAGATCGGTGGCAGGAGGTTGGGGAGGTGGAGGCTGGGCCGGTCCCCCAGGGGCAGGACCAGCTGTGGTAGCTGTATTGGTGGTGCCAGCACTGGCTGAAGCAGTTGCAGGGGCTGGAGGTGGAGTCATTCCTGGGGTGCCCTGAGCTGTAAGGACCAAAAGAAGACAGTTGAAATCTGAATAAAAACaatagtggtctggaaggtggcacagtgggtagtgtactggattctcaactatgaggtcccaagttcaatcccctgcagcacatgtaccagagtgatgtctcgttctttctctctcttcctacctttctcatgaataaataagttctttaaaaaaaaaacaaaaactggcctgggaagtggcgcagtgataaagcatgaggttctgagttcgatccccggcagcacatgtgtcagagtaatgtttggttccttctctctcctcccatctttcttattaataaataaataaacaaaatcttaaaaaaaaaaaagaaagaaagaaagaaaaagaaaactgggcagagggtagatagcataatggttatgcaaagagactgtcatgcctgaggctccaaagtcccaggttcaatgccccacaccaccataagccagagctgaacagtgttctggtaaaaaaaaaaaaaagaaaaaagaaagaaaaaagaaaactattggcgcaaagcataaggacaggaccggcaaaaggatcccagttctagcccccaactccccacctgcaggagagttgcttcacaggcggtgaagcaggtctgcaggtgtctatctttctctccctgtcttcccctccactctccatttctctctgtcctatctaacaacgacaacatcaataataataactacaataacaataaaaaacaagggcaacaaaacagaaaataaataaatataataaaaaattaaaaagaaggactCACCTACAAGAACAGGTTGCATAAGAAGCTGCCCCACAAGACCGCTCACCATCTGGGCCAAAGAGGCATTGGTACCCAGTCCAGCTCCCTGCTAAGGGGCAAGAAGGAAAGGTTTCTAGCTCTGTTCTTTCAATGTCTCAACATAGAATTTTCTCCCCAGATTCTTCTCCCACTTTAATTCCCTTACCCTTAACTCACCAGAGATCCTGAGACTGGGGGACCCCCAGGATGGGATGGTCGAGCCTGTGGAGGGGTAGGTCGTGCAATCACTACGCGAGTTGGAGCTGTTGGAAAACCTGGCATCTGCTGTCCTGTGGGTggcagagaagagacacacagagggcTGGGAAATGGGCCCTTGCCTGCCAGTTGATAGTACCCGCCACCATGGACCATGACCCGCCTCCCAGGCCTCCCCTTCCAGGTCATTACCTGCGGCCGCGGAGGCAACAGCTGCCACCATGGCCTGATGAGTGATCTGGTGGGCGACGGCGTGCATGAACTcagggggcagggagggcagcTGGATGAGGGTGGAGCCTGGGGGGCGGGTCTGATGTAACCTTGAACCTGGACCCCCTTCAACCCACCCACTTGGCCCTACCCCTTCTCTACCAAGAGCTCAGCCTGCTCTGATGCCCTTACTCTTACCCAGGGTCTGGCCATGACCAGGGGGTCCCAGGGGGCCAGTGGGAGCACTCGGAACTCCACCAGGCTGTGTGCCAGAAtctgggcagggagacagagaaagtggcCCTGAGATAGGCAAAGCCAAGACCTAACTGTATCCCTCTGAGACCTATGTCCTTCAGATTCTCCTCCCCCACCACAAAGCATGCGTCTTTCTTGCCATTCAGACAGGGAGGAAGTGCACTTTCGCCACACGAACAAAGCTCCAAGGACAAAGCAGTCCCTCCCCACACAAGCCAACTAAAGCTTCTGCTGTTTTTTCCTCTGCTGCCACTGTCAGCCATTGTTTTccttccccacccctgctcccacacACCTTGGCACTAACCACACCTGCACTGCTCTTTTCTGTCAGTGAGCAATCCTAACTCACCTTGAATATTCATGTGCATCATGACCACAGGTTCCACACTCTGGTGGGAAATTCGGATGACCCTTGGGTGGCTGGcagttgggggtggggctggaccAGGTGGGGGGACCCCCTCAGTTGAGGACTCAACAGTAGTGGAAGAAGGAGCCAGTGATGAGGCTTGCCCAGGACCTGGGGGAGGTGCCTCTGCAGTGGAAGTTGGGGGGGCCCGGGTTCCATTCCCTGTCATGGTCACAGTGGTCCCCacatttatctggaaaaaaacagATAAGGTAAAAGTGAGAAAAACACAAGAATCCAACCCAGAGTACCACTTagtatattcctttttaaaaaaattctctcatTAATGACAGAATAAGCGGATCACTCCAGCATCTGTGCTGTCAGGGATAACACTCAAGACCCAACATttccaagtcctgtgctccaccaccaccttaccacctccccagctgctTGATACATTTTCCAAAGCCTCCCCACAACCTTTACCACTATTTCCCCAAAGTCTTCCCCATTCTATCCTCCTTCAAACCAGATAACTACTTGGGATTATTCCACAAACAGCCCCTGATCCTCCCTACCCACCTGGATGGGAATGGCTGCCTGCTGGAGCACCATGGGGGTGGTGTAGTGAGACATGGGTCGGACCACATGTAAATGTCGTGGGGGAGCACAAGCCAGATTGCAGCGCAGGTCAGACAGTGCAACAAAGGTATTGCCCAGCAGTCGAAGGCTCTCCCCAACCAAGCTGATCAAGCGCTGGTCCTCTTCGCGGCTTTCTTGCTATACCCAAGACCAAAtgaagaaaggtaaaaaaaaaaaaatggccagagcAGTCCCAAAAAGTAATACCTTTTGAGAAATACCTCTTACTATAAACATTCAGCAATATCCTGAGGTTAGAcctaatctttaaaaatagattcTACTGGGCAGAGggcggagagtagatagcataatggttatgcaaacagactctcatgcctgaggctccaaagtccctggttcaatcccctacaccactgtaacaccataagccagagttgaacagtgctctggttaaaaaaaaaaaaaaaaaaaggttctaccatatataggtttttgttttttaccacagcacgGCTCAACTGTGGCTTAGGGTGCTGTaagagatagaacctgggactttggaccctcaggcatgagagtctctttgcataaccattatgctatcctctaCTCTGCAGTTTCCTGTTCAAAGCAGACCCTACAGTGAACCAGTAGGTCAACTCCTAATGAATTATTTCACTTTCTAAACAACTCACTTAATGGACTTAAAAGTGCAATGTCAGTAGAGAACACAAAGATTTATCACTTTCCCTATAAGGGAGAAAAAGGTCATTAAGaagtccaggaaaaaaaaaaatgactatgcTATAGATAACATCTGaagggcttggggggggggggtgcaaggGTCATATGTATTTTAGCCtatgtgggaggtgggggtgagggcgctcacattgttgttgtagtcagtGGTAGCAGCAGCACCCAAAACTTCATAGTAGCGCTGTAGGAAGGGCTGGAGGCGATTCTCAAGTCGTTGTAGTTCCTGAAGCACCTCTACATACTCTGCAGGGGAAGGATGGCTGTGGACAAGCCCAAGAGGTAGTGAATTAAGGTTTTCCTCAGATTTCCTACATCCTAGCAAGAAAGTACCAAGTttgctttatctctctcctaGCCTCTcagatgttttatatatatattataccctCCCTACCACACAATCCTATAATTCTGTACCTAAGGGGGGGGGGTACTTAGAGAAAAGCTTcagggtggtctgggaagtggtgcagtagagaCACTGTACTCTCAGGCACAAGGTCCCGAGTTCGGtacctggaagcacatgtaccagagtgatgtctgattctttctcttctcctcctgtctttcttattaataagtaaaatcttaaaaaaaaaaaaaaaaaaaccttcaggaagCACTAAATTTCCCTACCCCAGGCTCAGTTGATGACTAACCTCATTTCTCTTAATTCAGAGCCAGTAAGACCTCAAAACAATTCCTCTCCCACCATCTTTCCTGGTTCCCATACTCCATTGAGGATTCACAATCACTCTCCCTGAAGGTTCCCTTCATCTCTCACTTGGGTGCATTTGTCTCTGGGGCAGTTGTTGGGCCTGCTGGCGCTGGACCAGGAGGAGTGAACTCGGGGTTCTGAGCTGGAGCACGTTCCTCCACATCTTCTGCCTCCATAGGCTCCCGGGGAGGCACTTCACTTTCGACTGGTTCTGATGTTTGAGAGCTCAGGGCTACTGGCTCTGGGGCCACAGTTGGGGTTTGTGCAGATGGTTGACCATGTTGTACTTGGGTCCCCCCTCGACACTAAaagtggaaagaaagacaggatacCAAAGGCAACATGAGACTGCTGCAAAGCATTACTCAGATCAAAGGAGGAAGACCAAGTGAAAATTGAGCAGAGAAAATGTGCTAACTAGGCTCCCTCAAAGGCATGGTTCTACAATCATATCTTTGACTTCCTAGCAACCAATATTAAGAAAATGTAAATTAGATTTGTAATAAATATCTATAATACTTCTAAGTAAACTGATAAAAAGGAgattatggtggtctgggaggtggcgcagtaggtaaagctttgaactcttaagcatgaggtcccgagttcaatccccagcagcacatgtaccagagtgatgtctggttctctctctcctatcatctcatgaataaataaataaaatcttaaaaaaaaaaaaggagattgtGGTTTCCTAACCTCCATAAGAAACATtcataggggggtcgggcggtggcgcaaagcgtagggaatggcttaaggatcccagttggagccccaggctccccacctgagaggagtcacttcacaggcggtgaagcaggtctgcaggtgtctatcattctctccccctctctgtcttctcctcctctctccatttctctctgtcctatccaacaacgaacaatatcgacaatggcaataataataaccacaacgaggctacaacaacaagggcaacaaaaagggggaaaaaaatggcctccaggagcagtggattcatggtgcaggcaccgagcccagcaataaccctggagaggaaaaaaaaaaaaaaagaaacactcatAAGCTGCAGCTGCACAACAATGAGTAAAATTAGGACATAACAGAATCAAATATGATGATTAAAGAGTTTAAAAGTAGaatattcatctttttaaaaaatgtcatttgggggtcgggcggtggcgcagtgggttaagcgcacgtggcgcaaagcgcagggaccggtgtaaggatcccggttcgagcccccggctccccacctgcaggggagtcacttcacaggcggtgaagcaggtctgcaggtgtctttctctccccctctctttctgtcttcccctcctttctccatttctctctgtcctatccaacaacaaagcaacgtcaacgatggcaataataaccgcaacgaggctgcaacaactagggcaacaaaaagggggaaaaatggcctccaggagcagtggattcatggtgcaggcaccgagccaagcaataaccccggaggaaaaaaaaaaagtcatttaagaGTTATCTGATTAGTCTGAAACAAACTTCCCAGATATTAGGAACTAGGTGAACTAACAGGACAAGATGGCCTTACAAAGTTACTTTTTCTGTTCAAAAGAACAAAGACTGCAAAGAGACCAACCAGATTAGGAGAGCAGAATGCAGTGGATGTGGCCAGTCATGTCCTCACTCCCACGACTAAGGGAAGACAAGTacaaagagagacaaacagaaatatcCCAGCCACCCTGCCCACTTACTTCCATCCGGGATAGTAAAGTCTGTATATCCCTGATCATGTGCTGAGCCATCACCAGCCTTACTCGGGGTTCACTCTACAATAAGAAGGGAAGAACAAAGTGGGTTTGAAAAGAAGTCACAAACTTCACCACCTACTAAAATCAGTTGTCACCTCTTCAGTCAGGTCCACCATCACCCACCTCACGGCCTCCTTCTCCCAGATCCCCTTCCCTGACCCTCCCAGGCCCTATGATACCTGAATTGGGGCCTGTTCCATGTTGATGTGAACATCCACAGCAGAGCCGTCACTCTGGGGAAAGGGTAAGGGAAGTTGTTCTGGGAGAAGCCAAATTCTACGACCCCCATGCATCTAACTCATTCTCtgcaacccaagtccttgtgtccTCAAAGACTAAACTCATTGTCAGACTACAAAGCCTTCCAAACAAATTCTAAAGACTCAGAGATATGTCTAATGAGCTTCCCGCTACTACCACAACCAAAACAAAGCTTCCCCACAACCCTCCTGCCACATGGAACACAAGCTTACAGGAAGATTGAAGGTCCCAACCATGACATAGCTGTTGGCATTCCGGTCATGAACAGAGGCCCCAGGTCCCCGAGTACCAGATGGGGGTCCTCCACCATGGGTGGCTGAGGCAGACCCTGTCCCAGAAGATGCCCCAGAAGGGAGTTGAGTCTGAGGAGGAGCCCGTTCCACCAGATGGATAACCTTTCCCCcaacatctgcaggggggaaaaaagataaacaccaaTACAACGTATCAAGTATATCTGCACACTCAGGACTGTACCCACACCTCAGAACTGCTTCCCATGCACCCTTACTGTATTCCTGGAGCTTCTTATCATCCTGCAAAACTCGTCCCTGATAGATGAGTCTTTGTTTCTCAGAGGGGATGCTGACAGAAGCAGCAATATGTTCCTTAAACTCCTTTACATTCATCTGCcaaggaaaaaagttaaaaatgagaATCACGGAagcaagagaaaagacagaagaggGACTGTTGTCTTTTCTCAAATTCATAAGGACAAACATACCCCAACACAAAATCACTACTTATCTGCATAAAGACCTGAACTCAAACAATACCTATCAAAATGCAGACAATAAACACAAAAAAGCTGAAGTTACAGGCTTAGAAAAAATTTCATACATGGCTAAAAAACATAAAAGTCAATTGACATTCACATCTTTCTAGCCTCCACCTAGCTACCAAGGGAATGTGTCCTTAAAAAAAGTGACCCTTTCCCAAACACAAAATGATCCAACTTTGtaatctcaaaaataaaagtagtagggcgggggagatagcataatggttatgcaaacagactctcatgcctgaggctcctaagtcccaggttcagtcccccgcaccaccacaagccagagctgagcagtgctctggtgtttctctctgtgtttttctctgcacctctctcaaaaataaaatattttttaaaaaatatataaaagtagtgaaaaagattaaagaaacagggtgggtgggggtagataacacagttgttatacaaagagactgtcatgcctgaggctccgaaattccaggttcaatcccccataccaccataaaccagagctgagcagtgctttggtgtttctgtgtctttctttctctgcatctctctcaaaaataaataaaatactttaaaaaaaaaaaaaagaaagaaagaaaaaaagggggtaagAACATTAAGACCCAACTGAAAGAGAAAACAGCAACAACCAAAATCatttctttttggcctccagggctactgctggggcttggtgcctgcactacaaatccactgctcctggaggccattttttccattttgttgtccttgttgcttgttgttgttgtcatgtcgttgttggataggacagagagaaatggagagaggtggggaagacagagagggggcgagatagacacctgcttcaccacttgtgaagtgactcccctgcaggtggggagtgcgtggctccaactaggatccttattctgatccttgtgctttgcaccatgtgtgcttaacccactatgctagtgccccgcccccccccaataATATTTTTAACCCAAACTAGACAACTAATTCTTAGGAAAAGTGGTGGATTATCTTTGTATATCTAGTCACAAAAacctatggttttcttaaatcCATATATCACTagaaagatagctcatttggatagtacaACTGTTTTCTGCCATGCACAAATCCTAGGTCTGAACCTGGCCCCCATTGCACAGGAGGAAGATCTGGCGTTGTGGTGTCTATtcatctttccatctgaaaaggtcaacttggagcagtgaagtcctagtgACAATACCCCCCGCCCCAGTACCCCCCTCATGGGGGAAAAACTGAAGCTGGGTAGATGGCTCAACTAGTAGAGCatggaacttgcatgcctgaggctcctgataCAATATATAGTTCCCTAAAAcctcatgtatcagagtgatgctctggcttctcttgatCTCACTCTGTGTTTCACGGTTAACAGTCTCTCATAtgtataaagataaaataaatcgggagtagggcagtagcgcagcaggttaagcagaggtggcataaagcccccggctccccacctgcagggggggttgcttcacaggtggtgaagaaggtcttcaggtgtctttctctccccctctctgtcttcccctcctttctccatctctctgtcctatccaacaacgatcgacatcagtaacaacagtagtaactacaataataaaacaagggcaagaaaagagaataaatctttaaagagcaagggaaataccataatggttatgaaaaaagatgcTTGAGGCACTAAAAGtctctcaatccccagcaccaccacaagccagagctgagtactgctctggagaaaacacacacacacaacaaaaataattaactagtagtaagtaaataaaaccatatAATATCATATTTTGAAGACCAAGGAAGAAACTCctcagttttcaaaaaaaaaaaaaaagtattagtgggagagaggtgggagaaaaAAACACACCATCACTCTTGCTTACAGGCAAtgctcaggaccccatgctttcgGTCTAACAgtttatccactgagtcacctctggGTCACAATCCTTATAGTTTTTTCTCAAAGTATAACAGGAATAATGAcataaatgagggagtcgggtggtagtgcagcaggttaagtgcagtgggttaagtgcaggtggcacaaagcccaaggacaggtgtaaggatcccggctccaggccccgggtccccacctgcaggggagtcacttcacaagtggtgaagcaagtctgcaggtgtctatcttttcctccccctgtcttccccttctccatttctctctgtcttatccaacaacaatgacatcactaacaacaattaactacaacaattttaaaaaaatgacataaatgaGTCTACAACATGAAGTTCAAAAGAGTTTAATTAAGTCACTATCAACAAAGATGAAATACCTTATCAAGTGGAAATGCACCCACATAATAACAAAAATGCTATATATCAATactatggggtgggggtagacagaataatttttttttaatacttatttattagattgaaacagccagaaatcaagatggatggctttcccccttgcaggtgaggactgagggcccaaaccattgtaacatgagcaatccggccaggtatgccaccacctgacccctagatagtataatggttatgttaacagactctcatgcctgaggcttccaggtcccaagttcaatcccctgcaccatcatatgccagagctgagcactgctctggtataaacaaacaaaaactatgtgTTTACactgctgtttttgttttgccatgtgtgcaacccaagttcaatccccagtaacaccagagcaaaacagtgctctggttaaaaacaacaacaataaaaaacactgtCTATGAGAAGATAGGGTAATTCAGTAGTTCCTAACATGCAAGTAGAATCAAATTCAAGGTGCTACCTACCTATGAGACCCAAACCAATCTAGATGTAAGAAAAGGCAAAtaatgagacaaaaaaaaaaagcaaacaggtgggtggggagaatacaggtccatgaaggatgataaatgacatagtgggggttgtattgttaaatgggaaactggggaatgttatgcatgtacaaactattgtatttactgttgaatgtaaaacaattccccaataaagaaagaaatttaaaaaaaaaaaaaaacagaaaacctcaagttgtgtgtgtgttttttgttattatcattattattattttatggtggtgctggggcctgaatCTAAGGTCTTTGATGCCAccggcataaaagtcttttttcataatcattgttATTTTCCCCAGCCCCTTCATAATTTTTGtataggggaaagggagataataATGCAGCACTGACGAGCTGGACTTACATCTGAGATGTCCCAGATTAAATCCCTCCTGGCACAATCAATAGCCAGGCCTAGGCAGTGATCTAGTTCAAGAAAACTAAGTAATAAGCAAAACAGACTGGGAAGTAGTACCATACTTGCAGTACTGAGGTGCTTAGTTTGCTTCCCAGTAGTGCATATGTgaaagtgaagctctggttctctctcattaataattatgtttttttaagttttttttgtgtaggtaaacatctttttttttttggctctagtTTTTAATCTTCCTTTCAGCAATGAGATGGTGAAATACAGATGAAGGAAAAGCACAGAGCTCTTGCAAGACTCAGCACAATCAAAATAtaagttttaattaattttcataaGGCTGACCCAAAACCTCTCCAAATCCATCATCTTGCTGCCCAATTTTATTTCAAATCAGACACATTTGTAATTCCAATCATCATTCTATTAGAACTCTATCTGCATTATGGGCTCTGACTTCTAGTGTTTAAAAGCACAACATACAGCACCCACTAGAAATACACTTCAGAGGTTTAGaagttataaatataaaattgccTTTTGCAATAAAAACACAGCTTAGATAAacctagtcatttttttttaattctaacacATTTGAATTTGGAGTCTGTGTGTTGTTTCCCTTCCCAAACACAGGAGTCATTTCTGTCCCTACTAGCTGGTCATAATGGCATACAGATTCCTCCTCCTTCCTATTTCCCTGAGTTTTTCTGCGGTAAAGAAAAGCAGTACAAAGTCGACCTCACTTAACAGGAATCATACCATCTTACCTAACAAGAAACCTCATTAAATGTTCTATCCTGAATATGAACAAGTCAATAAAAGAACAGAGGAGCAGAAAACCAAGCTTCTCTGGCTACGAGAGGAAAAGTTAATAAAGTATTGGGTTCTCACCTGGGCCCCCACAATAAATGTCCGAGTTTGTGAGTCCAGGGTCTTCACCAACACTTCCAGGCTGTCAGGCTCCTCCATAGCGGTACTGCTACTATCACTGGGCTCCATGGCCGACAGCGCtctaaagaagaaggagggaggccGCTGTCGCCCAGATTTCATATACCCGGAAACCTCCGGGCTTGAGTCTCCGCCCCAATACCTAAAGAgtttctcccacacacacacacactcacgcccGCCCCCATCCCCCTTTCCGATTCCggggcacagagagaaacacaaaggGCAAGGAGCTCGAAGGCACAGGGACTGGAGGacggggaggtgggaggggttcCACCATGCCAATCACAGTAAGGGAGGAGGGCCAGTCGGGCTAGGAAACTGGGAAGGGAAGAAGCAGGAGACCACTAGCATCACCGGTCGCATAGAACGAGCGACCGGCCCCAGAAATCCGCAAACCCTGGAAAAACGCCAGAGTAAGGGTCGCGCCAGACTCTGCGGAGAGTGGTTTCGCGCACGCGCGCCACGCCACGCCCATCCAACCCTCCTAAGTCACGGCTGACCCGAGATGACGGTCACTCACTGAGGGTCAGACCCGCTAGCTGACTGCCCCACTTCCTCCTTTCCTCGTTGCTCCAGCACGGCGGCGCAACCAACACATCAAACACaggcgcgcgcgcacgcgcggaCACACACACGAGCGAGCGcgcgcacacacaaacacacacacactccccaccacTCAGCTGCTCCGCCCCGTCTTCCCCACGGTACCGTCACTTCCGGTCTCCCCCAACCTACCACCGATGGCCACTTCCGTTTCCCCGGTTGTATTTGGGGATTGCGAGGCGGTACTTCCGGATCCCCCCCAGGTCCCCAAGCTTTACTTTCGTGGGGAACGACGAGAAAGCTTGCAGCCCCAGTGATTTTCTGGGGGTGAAACAGGCCGGGGTCGGCCTAGATGGGAGGGAGCCGAGCACCCCGAACAGCCGCCACCGCCGTCGCCCGGGGGACCGTACTGCGCCTGCGTACTTCGCATTACGCATGCGTAGACACTTAAGCACCGCCCACGTCCGCTGGCATTTCTGAGTCCCCTGGAGCGCGCGCTTAAGCAATA encodes the following:
- the BAG6 gene encoding large proline-rich protein BAG6 isoform X5, translating into MEPSDSSSTAMEEPDSLEVLVKTLDSQTRTFIVGAQMNVKEFKEHIAASVSIPSEKQRLIYQGRVLQDDKKLQEYNVGGKVIHLVERAPPQTQLPSGASSGTGSASATHGGGPPSGTRGPGASVHDRNANSYVMVGTFNLPSDGSAVDVHINMEQAPIQSEPRVRLVMAQHMIRDIQTLLSRMECRGGTQVQHGQPSAQTPTVAPEPVALSSQTSEPVESEVPPREPMEAEDVEERAPAQNPEFTPPGPAPAGPTTAPETNAPNHPSPAEYVEVLQELQRLENRLQPFLQRYYEVLGAAATTDYNNNQESREEDQRLISLVGESLRLLGNTFVALSDLRCNLACAPPRHLHVVRPMSHYTTPMVLQQAAIPIQINVGTTVTMTGNGTRAPPTSTAEAPPPGPGQASSLAPSSTTVESSTEGVPPPGPAPPPTASHPRVIRISHQSVEPVVMMHMNIQDSGTQPGGVPSAPTGPLGPPGHGQTLGSTLIQLPSLPPEFMHAVAHQITHQAMVAAVASAAAGQQMPGFPTAPTRVVIARPTPPQARPSHPGGPPVSGSLQGAGLGTNASLAQMVSGLVGQLLMQPVLVAQGTPGMTPPPAPATASASAGTTNTATTAGPAPGGPAQPPPPQPPATDLQFSQLLGNLLGPAGPGTGGPGMASPTITVAMPGVPAFLQGMTDFLQATQTTPPPPPPPPPPPPAPEQQTTPAPGSPSSGTGSPGGLGPESLPLEFYTSVVQGVLSSLLGSLGARAGSSESIAAFIQRLSGSSNIFEPGADGALGFFGALLSLLCQNFSMVDVVMLLHGHFQPLQRLQPQLQSFFHQHYLGGQEPTPGNIRTATHTLITGLEEYVRESFSLVQVQPGVDIIRTNLEFLQEQFNSIAAHVLHCTDSGFGARLLELCNQGLFECLALNLHCLGGQQMELASVISGRIRRMSRGVNPSLVSWLTTMMGLRLQVVLEHMPVGPDAILRYVRRVGDPPQPLPEEPMEIQGSERTSPEPQRENASPAPGTTAEEAMSRGPPPAPEGVSRDEQDGASAETEPWAAAVPPEWVPIIQQDIQSQRKVKPQPPLSDAYLSGMPAKRRKLRADIQKRLQEDPNYSPQRFPNAHRAFADDP
- the BAG6 gene encoding large proline-rich protein BAG6 isoform X2, whose protein sequence is MEPSDSSSTAMEEPDSLEVLVKTLDSQTRTFIVGAQMNVKEFKEHIAASVSIPSEKQRLIYQGRVLQDDKKLQEYNVGGKVIHLVERAPPQTQLPSGASSGTGSASATHGGGPPSGTRGPGASVHDRNANSYVMVGTFNLPSDGSAVDVHINMEQAPIQSEPRVRLVMAQHMIRDIQTLLSRMECRGGTQVQHGQPSAQTPTVAPEPVALSSQTSEPVESEVPPREPMEAEDVEERAPAQNPEFTPPGPAPAGPTTAPETNAPNHPSPAEYVEVLQELQRLENRLQPFLQRYYEVLGAAATTDYNNNQESREEDQRLISLVGESLRLLGNTFVALSDLRCNLACAPPRHLHVVRPMSHYTTPMVLQQAAIPIQINVGTTVTMTGNGTRAPPTSTAEAPPPGPGQASSLAPSSTTVESSTEGVPPPGPAPPPTASHPRVIRISHQSVEPVVMMHMNIQDSGTQPGGVPSAPTGPLGPPGHGQTLGSTLIQLPSLPPEFMHAVAHQITHQAMVAAVASAAAGQQMPGFPTAPTRVVIARPTPPQARPSHPGGPPVSGSLGAGLGTNASLAQMVSGLVGQLLMQPVLVAQGTPGMTPPPAPATASASAGTTNTATTAGPAPGGPAQPPPPQPPATDLQFSQLLGNLLGPAGPGTGGPGMASPTITVAMPGVPAFLQGMTDFLQATQTTPPPPPPPPPPPPAPEQQTTPAPGSPSSGTGSPGGLGPESLPLEFYTSVVQGVLSSLLGSLGARAGSSESIAAFIQRLSGSSNIFEPGADGALGFFGALLSLLCQNFSMVDVVMLLHGHFQPLQRLQPQLQSFFHQHYLGGQEPTPGNIRTATHTLITGLEEYVRESFSLVQVQPGVDIIRTNLEFLQEQFNSIAAHVLHCTDSGFGARLLELCNQGLFECLALNLHCLGGQQMELASVISGRIRRMSRGVNPSLVSWLTTMMGLRLQVVLEHMPVGPDAILRYVRRVGDPPQPLPEEPMEIQGSERTSPEPQRENASPAPGTTAEEAMSRGPPPAPEGVSRDEQDGASAETEPWAAAVPPEWVPIIQQDIQSQRKVKPQPPLSDAYLSGMPAKRRKTMQGEGPQLLLSEAVSRAAKAAGARPLTSPESLSRDLEAPEVQESYRQQLRADIQKRLQEDPNYSPQRFPNAHRAFADDP